The following proteins are co-located in the bacterium genome:
- a CDS encoding NUDIX domain-containing protein, with protein sequence MAETRGPRRAAGVVVVRRLDDEGWRVLVLRAYRNWDFPKGVAEPGEAPQATAVREAEEEAGLRDLAFRWGDGFVETEPYAGGKVARFYVAESPGDTVVLRPNPALGRAEHHEWRWATFAEARRLLAPRLQRVLAWAASVVGVRDLNARC encoded by the coding sequence GTGGCTGAGACGCGCGGGCCGCGGCGCGCCGCCGGGGTCGTCGTCGTGCGGCGGCTCGACGACGAGGGCTGGCGCGTGCTCGTGCTGCGCGCCTACCGCAACTGGGACTTCCCGAAGGGCGTCGCCGAGCCCGGCGAGGCGCCGCAGGCGACGGCGGTGCGCGAGGCCGAGGAGGAGGCGGGCCTGCGCGACCTCGCCTTCCGCTGGGGCGACGGGTTCGTCGAGACCGAGCCCTACGCCGGCGGCAAGGTGGCGCGCTTCTACGTCGCGGAGAGCCCGGGCGATACGGTCGTGCTGCGGCCGAACCCCGCGCTCGGACGCGCGGAGCACCACGAATGGCGTTGGGCGACGTTCGCCGAGGCGCGGCGCCTGCTGGCGCCGCGCCTCCAGCGGGTGCTCGCGTGGGCGGCGAGCGTGGTGGGTGTCCGCGATCTCAATGCGCGTTGCTGA
- a CDS encoding amidohydrolase, whose translation MPTPRQRLVSADSHTVEPPDLWDKWLEKKFLDTAPKLVDDGAGGHAWLYMGATTPEPLGLVTCVGTRPEELKWTGARYGETIHPSCYDGAARLAIMDEDGVEAELLYPPQRAMLTFMKSQDRDAHLAGIQAYNRWLRDGFCAPDPKRLVGVFQTPNVGIDTAVSELKRAKKEGFKGVAISAWPSGGQNLSPDDDPFWAAAADLDMPVSIHLLLAAQQTKTVASKSAAVAIGATAFSLTMPLITEMIFQGVFDRFPKLRMGAIETGVGWIPHFLEMVDDRWWRNRYWAGSTIKQVPSDYFREHWLATFIVDRAGVAVRHLVGVDNMAWSTDFPHHGNDWPYSRRVVDQLFAEVAEEERRKIVCDNARRFWNLDA comes from the coding sequence ATGCCAACGCCGCGCCAGCGCCTCGTCTCCGCCGACTCGCACACCGTCGAACCGCCCGACCTCTGGGACAAGTGGCTCGAGAAGAAGTTCCTCGACACCGCGCCGAAGCTCGTCGACGACGGCGCCGGCGGCCACGCCTGGCTCTACATGGGCGCGACGACCCCCGAGCCGCTCGGCCTCGTCACCTGCGTCGGCACGCGCCCGGAGGAGCTCAAGTGGACCGGCGCCCGCTACGGCGAGACGATCCACCCGTCCTGCTACGACGGTGCCGCGCGCCTCGCGATCATGGACGAGGACGGCGTCGAAGCCGAGCTGCTCTATCCGCCGCAGCGCGCCATGCTGACCTTCATGAAGAGCCAGGACCGCGACGCGCACCTGGCCGGCATCCAGGCCTACAACCGCTGGCTGCGGGACGGCTTCTGCGCCCCCGATCCGAAGCGGCTGGTCGGCGTCTTCCAGACCCCGAACGTCGGCATCGACACCGCGGTGTCCGAGCTGAAGCGCGCGAAGAAGGAGGGCTTCAAAGGCGTCGCGATCTCGGCCTGGCCGTCGGGCGGACAGAACCTCTCGCCCGACGACGACCCCTTCTGGGCGGCGGCGGCCGACCTCGACATGCCGGTCAGCATCCACCTCCTGCTCGCCGCCCAGCAGACGAAGACGGTGGCGTCCAAGTCGGCGGCGGTCGCGATCGGCGCGACGGCCTTCTCGCTGACGATGCCGCTCATCACCGAGATGATCTTCCAGGGCGTCTTCGACCGCTTCCCGAAGCTGCGCATGGGCGCGATCGAGACCGGCGTCGGCTGGATCCCGCACTTCCTCGAGATGGTCGACGACCGCTGGTGGCGGAACCGCTACTGGGCCGGCTCGACGATCAAGCAGGTGCCGAGCGACTACTTCCGCGAGCACTGGCTGGCGACGTTCATCGTCGACCGCGCCGGCGTCGCCGTGCGCCATCTCGTCGGCGTCGACAACATGGCCTGGTCGACGGACTTCCCGCACCACGGCAACGACTGGCCGTACTCGCGGCGCGTCGTCGACCAGCTGTTCGCCGAGGTCGCCGAGGAGGAGCGCCGCAAGATCGTCTGCGACAACGCGCGCCGGTTCTGGAACCTCGACGCCTGA
- a CDS encoding class I SAM-dependent methyltransferase, with the protein MDLASQTTPLTPRPVVPPPPARRPVDGEGRGFGAQVARRLLHGLGDPPIALVLPGGLTIQTAPSPPVARLVFHDLAMLLGVVAPDGDLHFGDAYADGRIEVEGDLVALCETVFRVPWDGPGARVAAWWRRLRRRSNSLRGSRRNVHHHYDLGNDFYALWLDREMVYTCAYFPTPDASLEAAQVAKMEHVARKLRLRPGERVIEAGCGWGALALHLARRHGVRVRAFNVSHEQIAWARERAARERLADRVEFVEDDYRNVGGGCDAFVSVGMLEHVGPEHYADLARAIDRTLTPDGRGLLHSIGRNRRAEFSAFIERRIFPGAYAPTLAEMVALLEPIDASVLDVENLRLHYARTLEHWLDRFEAQRDVVARRFDDHFVRTWRLYLASATASFRAGSLQLFQVVFARGRTNAIPWTRADLYPRG; encoded by the coding sequence ATGGACCTGGCCTCGCAGACGACACCCCTCACTCCGCGCCCGGTGGTCCCGCCGCCGCCCGCGCGCCGGCCCGTCGACGGCGAGGGACGCGGCTTCGGTGCCCAGGTGGCGCGCCGCCTGCTGCACGGCCTCGGCGATCCGCCGATCGCGCTCGTGCTGCCGGGCGGCCTCACGATCCAGACGGCGCCGTCGCCGCCCGTCGCACGCCTCGTGTTCCACGACCTCGCGATGTTGCTCGGCGTCGTCGCGCCCGACGGCGACCTGCACTTCGGCGACGCGTACGCCGACGGGCGGATCGAGGTCGAGGGCGATCTCGTCGCGCTCTGCGAGACGGTGTTCCGCGTTCCGTGGGACGGGCCGGGGGCCCGCGTCGCGGCCTGGTGGCGCCGGCTGCGCCGGCGCTCGAACTCGCTGCGCGGCTCGCGGCGCAACGTCCACCACCACTACGACCTCGGCAACGACTTCTACGCGCTCTGGCTCGACCGCGAGATGGTCTACACGTGCGCGTACTTTCCGACGCCGGACGCGTCGCTCGAGGCGGCGCAGGTGGCGAAGATGGAGCACGTCGCCCGCAAGCTGCGCCTGCGGCCGGGCGAGCGCGTCATCGAGGCGGGCTGCGGCTGGGGGGCGCTCGCGCTCCACCTGGCGCGCCGACACGGCGTGCGGGTGCGTGCCTTCAACGTGTCGCACGAGCAGATCGCGTGGGCGCGGGAGCGCGCGGCCCGCGAGCGCCTGGCCGATCGCGTCGAGTTCGTCGAGGACGACTACCGCAACGTCGGCGGCGGGTGCGACGCGTTCGTGTCCGTCGGCATGCTGGAGCACGTGGGGCCGGAGCACTATGCCGACCTCGCCCGCGCCATCGACCGTACCCTGACGCCCGACGGCCGCGGTCTGCTCCATTCGATCGGACGCAACCGGCGCGCCGAATTCAGCGCCTTCATCGAGCGTCGCATCTTCCCCGGTGCGTACGCCCCGACCCTGGCCGAGATGGTCGCCCTCCTGGAGCCGATCGACGCCTCGGTGCTCGACGTCGAGAACCTCCGCCTGCACTACGCGCGTACGCTCGAGCACTGGCTCGACCGCTTCGAGGCCCAGCGCGACGTCGTCGCACGGCGCTTCGACGACCATTTCGTGCGCACGTGGCGGCTCTATCTCGCCTCGGCCACCGCGAGCTTCCGCGCCGGCTCGCTCCAGCTGTTCCAGGTGGTGTTCGCGCGCGGGCGCACCAACGCGATCCCCTGGACGCGCGCCGACCTCTACCCGCGTGGCTGA
- a CDS encoding VOC family protein, with translation MADVGLTHVALPVRDVEASIAFYGRFAAMRVVHRRADPESGHRVVWLGDGTRAFVVVLLEVEAVDVRLGGFAHLGVGCASRSEVDGLCALARREGRRCVGPTDSGPPVGYWAIIADPDGHNLEVSFGQEVGRTVGERGAG, from the coding sequence ATGGCGGACGTCGGCCTGACGCACGTGGCCCTGCCGGTGCGCGACGTCGAGGCGAGCATCGCCTTCTACGGGCGCTTCGCCGCCATGCGCGTGGTGCATCGTCGCGCCGATCCCGAGAGCGGCCACCGCGTCGTGTGGCTCGGGGATGGGACCCGGGCGTTCGTCGTCGTCCTCCTCGAGGTCGAGGCGGTCGACGTGCGGCTCGGCGGCTTCGCGCATCTCGGCGTCGGGTGCGCGAGCCGCAGCGAGGTCGACGGGCTCTGCGCCCTGGCCCGTCGCGAGGGGCGGCGCTGCGTCGGTCCGACCGACTCCGGGCCGCCGGTCGGCTACTGGGCGATCATCGCCGACCCCGACGGCCACAACCTCGAGGTGTCCTTCGGGCAGGAGGTGGGGCGGACCGTCGGCGAGCGCGGCGCGGGCTGA
- a CDS encoding multicopper oxidase family protein, translating to MAGAGVATGARRWIAAALVLGTTGLATAAPRPILTNPPQLASVNGVLEATLQVGMQTFTVANKLVTAPVYNGSYIPPTLRVRPGDTIALHFVNAIDQPTNLHYHGMNVSPLAPGDDVFLHIAPLQTYDYRIDIPATHPSGAFYYHPHQYGLTESQIMGGMSGLLIVDGLLAPFPQLAGITDREIVLKDIQIKDGRLPDDIDPSAPTNRTVNGMLKPRIEIAPGETQLWRIANIGTDIYYKLRLDGHQFHVAARDGNRQNQITSTKELLMPPASRFEVLIQAKKKGRYDFRALKFNTGPVGDRYPGTVLATMVVKGRKQTQIALPTPDQFPPVPDLRSVPNRKPRTIVFSESSDGNTFYIGGKEFDPTVVDTTVNLGDVEEWTIKNCSQELHVFHIHQLDFQVTAVNGEPTPFTGYQDTVNMPFATGEGKVDEDCENGTPGIVTAIVPFIEPTNVGKFVYHCHIGEHEDNGMMAVIEVKDPGGE from the coding sequence ATGGCGGGAGCAGGCGTGGCGACGGGGGCGCGACGGTGGATCGCGGCGGCATTGGTGCTGGGGACGACGGGTCTCGCGACGGCGGCGCCGCGGCCGATCCTGACCAACCCGCCGCAGCTGGCGAGCGTGAACGGGGTTCTGGAGGCGACGCTCCAGGTCGGCATGCAGACGTTCACGGTCGCGAACAAGCTCGTCACCGCGCCGGTCTACAACGGCTCGTACATCCCGCCCACGCTGCGCGTCCGCCCGGGCGACACGATCGCGCTGCACTTCGTGAACGCCATCGACCAGCCGACGAACCTCCACTACCACGGCATGAACGTCTCGCCGCTGGCGCCGGGCGACGACGTCTTCCTGCACATCGCGCCGCTGCAGACGTACGACTACCGCATCGACATCCCGGCGACGCATCCGTCGGGCGCGTTCTACTATCACCCGCATCAGTACGGACTCACCGAGTCGCAGATCATGGGCGGGATGTCGGGCCTGCTGATCGTCGACGGCCTGCTCGCCCCGTTCCCGCAGCTCGCCGGCATCACCGACCGCGAGATCGTGCTGAAGGACATCCAGATCAAGGACGGCCGCCTGCCGGACGACATCGACCCGAGCGCGCCGACGAACCGCACCGTCAACGGGATGCTGAAGCCGCGCATCGAGATCGCGCCCGGCGAGACGCAGCTCTGGCGCATCGCCAACATCGGCACCGACATCTACTACAAGCTCCGCCTCGACGGACATCAGTTCCACGTCGCCGCACGCGACGGGAACCGGCAGAACCAGATCACCTCGACGAAGGAGCTGCTGATGCCGCCGGCGAGCCGCTTCGAGGTGCTGATCCAGGCGAAGAAGAAGGGCCGCTACGACTTCCGCGCGCTGAAGTTCAACACCGGCCCCGTGGGCGACCGGTATCCGGGCACCGTGCTGGCGACGATGGTGGTGAAGGGCCGCAAGCAGACGCAGATCGCGCTGCCGACGCCGGACCAGTTCCCGCCGGTGCCCGACCTGCGCAGCGTCCCGAACCGCAAGCCGCGCACGATCGTCTTCTCCGAGTCGTCCGACGGCAACACGTTCTACATCGGGGGCAAGGAGTTCGATCCCACCGTCGTCGACACGACGGTGAACCTGGGCGACGTCGAGGAGTGGACGATCAAGAACTGCAGCCAGGAGCTGCACGTCTTCCATATCCACCAGCTCGACTTCCAGGTGACCGCGGTGAACGGCGAGCCGACGCCATTCACCGGCTACCAGGACACGGTGAACATGCCGTTCGCGACCGGCGAGGGGAAGGTCGACGAGGACTGCGAGAACGGCACGCCGGGCATCGTCACGGCGATCGTGCCGTTCATCGAGCCGACCAACGTCGGCAAGTTCGTGTACCACTGTCACATCGGCGAGCACGAGGACAACGGGATGATGGCGGTGATCGAGGTGAAGGACCCGGGTGGCGAGTAG
- a CDS encoding CRTAC1 family protein, whose protein sequence is MVAVLAEIARRAPDENVWIGDQQARAFRRLAADPDFLATPRRRWSVFRTLGFHELRLGNDEAAIAAYARAWAEVPALGRSVDADDQTRTLFDLAVAHLRLGESQNCVARHTSESCIVPIGPAGVHANPEGSERGIALLDQVLARDPGHLPARWLRNVAAMTVGAWPDGVAAAVRIGPEAFASAEPFPRFADAAPALGLATRDVAGSVVVDDFDGDGVLDVVTVTADPSVPVRYFRGVSGGRFEERTEDANLDGITGGLGLLHADADGDGDPDLLVLRGAWQERFGRQPMSLLRNDGGGRFTDVTFASGLAERPCPTQTAAWADYDGDGDLDLYVGTEWAAAVPCAGQLFRNDGGLRFTDVAPAARVENKRVARGVVWGDFDDDGRPDLFVANWNAADRLYRNRGDGTFDDVAAAAGLHGPWSSGAVATLDVDQDGRLDLYVAASTPFHAAAPGDDRYDELGPLRAAVASFLGLPHRGESGRLYRNRGDGTFADVTEAFGIGRVVHAGGVGVGDLDADGFEDLYVGTAYAGYEGIVPNVLWRNTGGRSFADVTTAAGMGHLQKAGGIVVADLDGDGDQDVLVRTGGLFAGDAFVDVVFRNPGGAGRALAVRLRGAGANTAAIGARLRAEVGGRVLHHRLGAGGSFGGAPLVAWFGLDDATRVDVLEVTWPDGGRDTWRDLPAGVPVTLTQGQGRG, encoded by the coding sequence ATGGTGGCGGTGCTCGCGGAGATCGCGCGGCGCGCGCCCGACGAGAACGTCTGGATCGGCGACCAGCAGGCGCGGGCCTTTCGCCGGCTCGCCGCCGATCCGGACTTCCTCGCCACGCCGCGACGGCGCTGGTCGGTGTTCCGCACCCTCGGCTTCCACGAGCTGCGTCTCGGCAACGACGAGGCTGCGATCGCCGCCTACGCCCGCGCCTGGGCGGAGGTGCCCGCGCTCGGCCGCAGCGTCGACGCCGACGACCAGACGCGCACGCTGTTCGACCTCGCGGTCGCGCACCTGCGCCTGGGCGAGTCGCAGAACTGCGTCGCCCGTCACACGAGCGAGAGCTGCATCGTGCCGATCGGCCCCGCAGGCGTGCACGCAAACCCGGAGGGCTCCGAGCGCGGCATCGCGCTCCTCGACCAGGTGCTGGCCCGCGACCCGGGCCACCTGCCGGCACGCTGGCTGCGCAACGTCGCCGCGATGACGGTCGGCGCCTGGCCGGACGGCGTGGCCGCGGCGGTGCGCATCGGGCCGGAGGCGTTCGCGTCGGCCGAGCCGTTCCCGCGCTTCGCCGACGCGGCGCCGGCGCTGGGCCTGGCGACGCGCGACGTCGCCGGCAGCGTCGTCGTCGACGACTTCGACGGCGACGGCGTCCTCGACGTCGTCACCGTCACCGCCGACCCGTCCGTGCCGGTGCGCTACTTCCGCGGCGTATCCGGCGGGCGCTTCGAGGAGCGCACCGAGGACGCGAACCTGGACGGCATCACGGGTGGCCTCGGCCTGCTGCACGCCGACGCCGACGGCGACGGCGATCCCGATCTGCTGGTGCTGCGCGGCGCCTGGCAGGAGCGCTTCGGTCGCCAGCCGATGTCGCTGCTGCGCAACGACGGCGGCGGACGCTTCACCGACGTCACCTTCGCGAGCGGCCTGGCCGAGCGGCCGTGCCCGACGCAGACCGCGGCGTGGGCCGACTACGACGGCGACGGCGACCTCGACCTCTACGTCGGCACCGAGTGGGCGGCGGCGGTTCCCTGCGCGGGCCAGCTCTTCCGCAACGACGGCGGGCTGCGCTTCACCGACGTCGCGCCGGCGGCTCGAGTCGAGAACAAGCGCGTCGCCCGCGGCGTCGTCTGGGGCGACTTCGACGACGACGGACGACCCGACCTGTTCGTCGCGAACTGGAACGCCGCCGACCGCCTCTACCGCAACCGCGGCGACGGCACCTTCGACGACGTCGCCGCGGCGGCGGGCCTGCACGGCCCGTGGAGCAGCGGCGCGGTGGCGACCCTGGACGTCGACCAGGACGGTCGGCTCGACCTCTACGTCGCCGCGTCGACCCCGTTCCACGCCGCCGCGCCGGGCGACGATCGCTACGACGAGCTGGGTCCCCTGCGCGCCGCCGTCGCGAGCTTCCTCGGGCTGCCGCACCGGGGGGAGTCGGGGCGGCTGTACCGCAACCGCGGCGACGGCACGTTCGCGGACGTCACCGAGGCGTTCGGCATCGGCCGCGTGGTGCACGCCGGCGGCGTGGGCGTGGGCGACCTCGACGCCGACGGCTTCGAGGACCTCTACGTCGGCACGGCGTACGCGGGCTACGAGGGCATCGTGCCGAACGTGCTCTGGCGCAACACGGGCGGACGAAGCTTCGCCGACGTGACCACCGCCGCGGGCATGGGGCATCTCCAGAAGGCGGGTGGCATCGTCGTCGCCGATCTCGACGGCGACGGCGACCAGGACGTGCTCGTGCGCACCGGCGGCCTCTTCGCGGGCGACGCCTTCGTCGACGTCGTCTTCCGGAACCCGGGCGGCGCCGGCCGTGCGCTCGCGGTGCGCCTGCGCGGTGCCGGCGCCAACACGGCGGCCATCGGTGCGCGGCTGCGGGCCGAGGTCGGCGGCCGCGTGCTGCATCACCGGCTCGGGGCGGGCGGCAGCTTCGGCGGCGCGCCGCTCGTCGCCTGGTTCGGCCTCGACGATGCGACGCGCGTCGACGTCCTCGAGGTGACCTGGCCCGACGGTGGGCGCGACACCTGGCGCGACCTGCCTGCCGGCGTGCCGGTGACGCTGACGCAGGGCCAGGGCCGCGGCTAG
- a CDS encoding hemerythrin domain-containing protein, giving the protein MRVVDVLTGEHGVFHFLVEQLDDAVGHCTTLVELRAAAAPMAIALLGHARIEEATLFAPLERELGLGTTGPLHCLREEHQEMDRVVKAMFAQRELPALRAGVRELVELTRKHLGREETVLFAAANEALAVGRSEQLGAEWARARGITGIIRGGA; this is encoded by the coding sequence ATGCGCGTGGTCGACGTCCTCACGGGCGAGCACGGAGTCTTCCACTTCCTGGTCGAGCAGCTCGACGACGCCGTCGGGCACTGTACGACGCTGGTCGAGCTGCGGGCCGCGGCGGCGCCGATGGCGATCGCGCTCCTCGGCCACGCCCGCATCGAGGAGGCGACGCTGTTCGCGCCGCTCGAGCGCGAGCTCGGCCTCGGCACGACGGGGCCGCTCCACTGCCTGCGCGAGGAGCACCAGGAGATGGACCGCGTCGTGAAGGCGATGTTCGCGCAGCGCGAGCTGCCTGCGCTGCGCGCCGGCGTACGCGAGCTCGTCGAGCTGACGCGCAAGCACCTCGGCCGCGAGGAGACCGTGCTCTTCGCCGCGGCCAACGAAGCGCTCGCCGTCGGCCGCAGCGAGCAGCTCGGCGCCGAGTGGGCGCGGGCGCGCGGCATCACCGGCATCATCCGGGGCGGCGCGTGA
- a CDS encoding cytochrome P450, producing the protein MELNPFSWDFHADPYPTYRWLRDEAPIYRNASLDFWALSRWDDVLAATHDWQTYSSAEGTTIERMDPKWFEITPMMIFLDPPKHDRLRKLVNKVFTPRRIGALEPFVRATAVRLLDALRARGGGDFVQEFAALLPMEVIFTMLGVPDADRRQLRAWMDLSLDRDDDSPRVPDRAAAAMMELQRYWMQLLPALRANPNDGLISALLDAELEGDDGARTRLSDGEIVGFCALLGAAGNETVTKLLGNAVVLFARNPAVWATVRDRPERIPDAVEEVLRYWSPSQYQGRVTTRDLEWYGQTVPKGARILLLTGAANRDERAFPDPDRLDLDRQIPVALGFGQGIHFCLGASLARLESRVALEEFARRFPRYAVDEAGCERVHMSNVHGFARVPFMAG; encoded by the coding sequence ATGGAGCTGAATCCGTTCTCGTGGGACTTCCACGCCGACCCCTACCCCACCTACCGGTGGCTGCGGGACGAGGCGCCGATCTACCGCAACGCGTCCCTGGACTTCTGGGCGTTGTCGCGCTGGGACGACGTCCTCGCCGCGACCCACGACTGGCAGACGTACAGCTCCGCGGAAGGCACCACCATCGAGCGCATGGACCCGAAGTGGTTCGAGATCACGCCGATGATGATCTTCCTCGACCCGCCGAAGCACGATCGGCTGCGCAAGCTGGTCAACAAGGTGTTCACGCCGCGGCGGATCGGCGCGCTCGAGCCCTTCGTGCGGGCCACGGCCGTCAGGCTCCTCGACGCACTGCGCGCGCGCGGCGGCGGCGACTTCGTGCAGGAGTTCGCCGCCCTGCTGCCGATGGAGGTCATCTTCACCATGCTCGGCGTCCCCGACGCCGACCGCCGCCAGCTGCGCGCCTGGATGGACCTGTCGCTCGACCGCGACGACGACTCCCCGCGCGTCCCCGACCGTGCCGCCGCCGCGATGATGGAGCTCCAGCGCTACTGGATGCAGCTCCTCCCCGCCCTGCGCGCGAACCCGAACGACGGCCTCATCTCCGCGCTGCTCGACGCCGAGCTCGAGGGCGACGACGGCGCCCGCACGCGCCTCAGCGACGGCGAGATCGTCGGCTTCTGCGCCCTCCTCGGCGCCGCCGGCAACGAGACGGTGACGAAGCTCCTCGGCAACGCCGTCGTGCTCTTCGCCCGCAACCCGGCCGTCTGGGCGACGGTGCGCGACCGGCCCGAACGCATCCCCGACGCCGTCGAAGAGGTGCTGCGCTACTGGTCGCCGTCGCAGTACCAGGGCCGCGTCACCACCCGCGACCTCGAGTGGTACGGCCAGACGGTGCCCAAGGGCGCCCGCATCCTGCTCCTCACCGGCGCGGCCAACCGCGACGAGCGTGCGTTTCCCGATCCGGATCGGCTCGACCTCGACCGGCAGATCCCCGTCGCCCTCGGCTTCGGCCAGGGGATCCACTTCTGCCTCGGCGCGTCGCTGGCGCGCCTCGAGAGCCGCGTCGCGCTCGAGGAGTTCGCACGCCGCTTCCCGCGCTACGCGGTCGACGAGGCGGGCTGCGAGCGCGTGCACATGAGCAACGTGCACGGCTTCGCGCGCGTGCCGTTCATGGCGGGGTGA
- a CDS encoding sulfatase codes for MPTTLLRTTLLALAVGAVVGYGLGVQQGDANAYATLDLAHTGAALVWDAARAGALLGGLGGASAASLLAALRARDSAAPRAPPAPPPRACSSSAHDAAMLGPALHASRLFRDPTAWVGLGLVVALLAEPWRARVGARGLVAATLVALAPLASARIELARTAPAPTPRRPNVIVVLLDALRADHLTAYGYTRDTAPFVDALAADGVLFERAFSPANTTRMSVPSFLGSVHAATHGIRGRGDQAPPALLLLPEVLRNAGYQTAAWMPNPSLEQRYRFYYGFDAYYDGDRILPHAEDESRPAHERWETARAIQGSALAWVQVRDRDRPVFLYLHYRQIHGPYAPPPPYDTRYAPPEPARPFPRGIFRQPDYGYLRLPHHRNDVGYYVAQYDGAIRYTSDQLTAFFAALRAEGMLDDALVVLMADHGEAFLEHGTLNHSDTLFDELVHVPLLLLRTPSGTPRGRRVAELVGLVDVAPTVLDYVGLSAPPTFQGRSLRPLIEGTAGPGADVVFLEGPDAIAVRTSRWKVIVDRASDATQVYDLAADPGEQHALPADTWPPETHVLARRLRAHVAAHAQILAAGPATPLDAAQRRRLEALGYVD; via the coding sequence ATGCCCACCACCCTGCTGCGCACGACGCTGCTCGCACTCGCCGTCGGCGCGGTCGTGGGCTACGGGCTCGGCGTCCAGCAGGGCGACGCCAACGCGTACGCCACGCTCGACCTCGCGCACACGGGCGCGGCGCTCGTCTGGGACGCAGCTCGCGCCGGCGCGCTGCTCGGCGGGCTCGGAGGCGCGTCGGCCGCCAGCCTGCTCGCCGCGCTCCGCGCGCGGGATTCCGCCGCGCCGCGGGCGCCGCCGGCGCCGCCGCCGCGGGCGTGCTCCTCTTCAGCGCACGACGCGGCCATGCTCGGGCCCGCCCTGCATGCCTCGCGTCTCTTCCGCGATCCCACCGCCTGGGTCGGCCTCGGGCTCGTCGTCGCGCTGCTCGCCGAGCCGTGGCGGGCGCGTGTCGGCGCGCGCGGCCTCGTCGCGGCGACGCTCGTGGCGCTGGCGCCGCTCGCGAGCGCGCGCATCGAGCTCGCACGCACGGCGCCCGCTCCGACCCCGCGCCGCCCGAACGTCATCGTCGTCCTCCTCGACGCCCTGCGCGCCGACCACCTCACGGCCTACGGCTACACGCGCGACACCGCGCCGTTCGTCGACGCGCTCGCGGCCGACGGCGTGCTCTTCGAGCGCGCGTTCTCCCCCGCGAACACGACCCGCATGTCGGTGCCGTCGTTCCTCGGCTCGGTGCACGCGGCCACCCATGGCATCCGCGGGCGCGGCGATCAGGCGCCGCCCGCGCTGCTCCTCCTGCCCGAGGTCCTGCGCAACGCCGGATACCAAACCGCGGCGTGGATGCCGAACCCGTCGCTCGAGCAGCGCTACCGCTTCTACTACGGCTTCGACGCGTACTACGACGGCGACCGCATCCTGCCGCACGCCGAGGACGAGAGCCGGCCGGCCCACGAGCGCTGGGAGACGGCACGGGCGATCCAGGGCTCGGCGCTCGCCTGGGTGCAGGTCCGCGACCGCGACCGCCCCGTCTTCCTCTACCTCCACTACCGCCAGATCCACGGGCCCTACGCGCCGCCGCCACCCTACGACACGCGCTACGCGCCACCCGAGCCCGCGCGGCCGTTCCCCCGCGGCATCTTCCGCCAGCCCGACTACGGGTACCTCCGGCTGCCGCACCACCGCAACGACGTCGGCTACTACGTCGCGCAGTACGACGGCGCCATCCGCTACACGAGCGACCAGCTGACGGCGTTCTTCGCCGCGCTGCGCGCCGAGGGCATGTTGGACGACGCGCTCGTCGTGCTCATGGCCGATCACGGCGAAGCCTTTCTCGAGCACGGCACGCTGAATCACAGCGACACCCTCTTCGACGAGCTCGTGCACGTGCCGCTCCTCCTCCTCCGCACGCCCTCCGGCACGCCGCGCGGCCGCCGCGTCGCGGAGCTGGTCGGGCTCGTCGACGTCGCCCCGACCGTGCTCGACTACGTCGGTCTGTCGGCGCCGCCGACGTTCCAGGGCCGCTCGCTGCGGCCGCTGATCGAGGGCACGGCCGGACCGGGGGCCGACGTCGTCTTCCTCGAGGGACCCGACGCGATCGCGGTGCGAACGTCGCGCTGGAAGGTCATCGTCGACCGCGCCAGCGACGCGACGCAGGTCTACGACCTGGCGGCCGACCCGGGCGAGCAGCACGCCCTGCCCGCGGACACGTGGCCGCCCGAGACGCACGTGCTGGCCCGGCGGCTGCGCGCCCACGTCGCCGCGCACGCGCAGATCCTCGCCGCCGGCCCGGCGACGCCGCTCGACGCCGCGCAGCGCCGCAGGCTCGAGGCGCTCGGGTACGTCGACTAG